A single region of the Oreochromis niloticus isolate F11D_XX linkage group LG19, O_niloticus_UMD_NMBU, whole genome shotgun sequence genome encodes:
- the map4k5 gene encoding mitogen-activated protein kinase kinase kinase kinase 5 isoform X4: protein MDIFTRPSNEIQRRNPQHDFELIQRVGSGTYGDVYKARNIQTGELAAVKVIKLEPGDDFSIIQQEIFMVKECKHHNIVAYFGSYLCREKLWICMEYCGGGSLQDIYHVTGPLSELQIAYVCRETLQGLGYLHSKGKMHRDIKGANILLTDNGDVKLADFGVAAKITATIAKRKSFIGTPYWMAPEVAAVEKNGGYNQLCDVWAVGITAIELAELQPPMFDLHPMRALFLMSKSSFQPPKLKDKSKWSPAFHNFVKVCLTKNPKKRPTAEKILGHVFMAQTGLTRRLAMDLIDKMNNPDNHQNFGEMDEDDLEFQGNSEVRHTIRSTNKHARAERTRSEIDSNNGTDQREPPSSPSFTEGHRVDAVDKLQFKAPVQKETAAHYETDVKDNDFSSPWSPFAEGGITTRGHVAPLDDAFDDTEPSTIKPGVPPPLPPKCYVSSQPTSSTSSEEMGLNDERSLTVKRFPTSENGPSQVARRQSTPEQGNKVDNSSPDFLSASVSSPGLLSHSSDPDNDSDGSVNGGSPKPPSSEQNRKEKKEFPKPAINGLPPTPKVLMGACFSKVFDGCPLKINCATSWIHPDTKDQYLIFGTEDGIYTLNLNELHEATMEQLFPRKCTWLYVINNNLMSLSEGKTYQLYSHNLIGLFEQMKKPGLAAQFQTHRFPLPKRFALTTKIPDTKGCHKCCIVRNPYTGHKYLCGALQSGIVLLQWYEPMQRFMLIKHFDFPLPSPLKVFEMLVVPEQEYPLVCVAISQGTEPSQVVCFETINLNSCSSWFTEIGPGNQQVDAIHVTQLERDTVLVCLDQNVKIVNLLGRLKSNKKLASELSFDFCIEAVVCLQDSVLAFWKHGMQGKSFKSNEVTQEISDPSRVFRLLGSDRVVVLESRPTDNPTALSNLYILAGHENSY, encoded by the exons GGGATGACTTTTCCATCATACAGCAGGAAATCTTCATGGTGAAGGAATGCAAGCACCACAATATTGTGGCCTACTTTGGGAGCTACCTCTG tcGAGAGAAACTTTGGATATGCATGGAGTACTGCGGGGGAGGATCTCTGCAGGACATCTATCATG TGACTGGACCTCTGTCAGAGCTTCAAATCGCATACGTCTGCAGAGAGACCTTACAG GGTTTGGGATATCTCCACAGCAAGGGGAAGATGCACCGCGATATCAAG GGTGCCAACATACTGCTGACAGACAACGGAGACGTGAAGTTGG CTGACTTTGGAGTTGCAGCCAAAATAACAGCTACCATTGCCAAAAGAAAGTCCTTTATCGGAACACCTTATTG GATGGCTCCTGAAGTAGCTGCAGTGGAGAAGAACGGGGGCTACAACCAGCTGTGTGACGTCTGGGCTGTTGGCATCACAGCCATAGAGTTGGCTGAGCTCCAGCCTCCGATGTTTGACTTGCATCCAATGAG GGCCTTGTTTTTGATGTCGAAAAGTAGCTTCCAGCCTCCGAAGCTAAAAGATAAGAGCAAATG GTCTCCGGCCTTCCATAACTTTGTGAAAGTGTGTTTAACAAAGAACCCAAAGAAGCGGCCCACTGCAGAAAAAATTCTAGGG CATGTGTTTATGGCTCAGACGGGTTTGACGAGGAGACTTGCCATGGATCTTATTGATAAAATGAACAATCCGGACAACCACCAGAATTTTGGAGAAATGGATGAGGATGACCTTGAG TTTCAGGGAAACAGCGAAGTCAGACACACCATCCGCTCCACCAACAAGCACGCCAGAGCTGAGAGGACGCGCTCAGAGATCGACT CAAACAATGGAACAGACCAAAGAGAGCCACCCTCAAGTCCTAGCTTCACTGAGGGACACAGGGTGGATGCAG TTGACAAGCTCCAGTTTAAAGCACCAGTACAGAAGGAAACTGCAGCTCATTATGAAACG GATGTCAAAGATAATGACTTCTCTTCCCCCTGGAGTCCTTTTGCAGAGGGAGGAATAACAACCAG GGGACACGTCGCCCCTCTTGATGATGCCTTTGATGATACGGAGCC ATCAACCATCAAGCCAGGcgttcctcctcctctgcctccaAAG TGTTATGTTTCTTCTCAGCCAACTTCAAGCACCTCATCAGAGGAAATGGGCCTTAACGATGAGAGGTCTCTGACAGTAAAGAGGTTCCCTACCTCAGAGAATGGACCGAGCCAAGTGGCTCGCAGACAGAGCACACCTGAGCAGGGCAACAAGGTGGACAACTCATCTCCAGACTTCCTGTCAGCCAGCGTCAGTAGCCCCGGCCTTTTATCGCACTCCTCGGATCCTG ATAATGATTCAGATGGCAGTGTGAATGGAGGGAGTCCCAAGCCACCATCCAGTGAGCAAAACCGGAAGGAGAAAAAGGAATTCCCT AAACCAGCTATCAACGGCCTGCCACCCACTCCTAAAGTACTG ATGGGAGCCTGCTTCTCTAAAGTGTTTGATGGCTGTCCATTGAAGATCAACTGTGCCACGTCATGGATTCATCCAGACACCAAAG ATCAGTACCTAATCTTTGGGACAGAAGATGGCATTTATACTCTGAATCTTAATGAGTTGCATGAAGCTACAATGGAGCAG CTCTTCCCAAGGAAATGCACGTGGCTGTACGTTATCAACAACAACCTGATGTCTTTATCGG AAG GTAAAACCTACCAGCTGTACTCCCACAATCTCATCGGGCTGTTTGAGCAGATGAAGAAGCCTGGCCTGGCCGCTCAGTTCCAGACTCATCGCTTCCCTTTGCCCAA GAGATTTGCCTTGACAACTAAGATCCCTGACACAAAGGGCTGTCACAAGTGCTGCATTG TGAGAAACCCGTATACTGGCCACAAGTACCTGTGTGGAGCGCTTCAGTCTGGGATTGTCCTTCTGCAGTGGTATGAGCCCATGCAGAGATTTATGCTCATCAAG CACTTTGACTTCCCTCTTCCCAGCCCGCTAAAGGTGTTTGAGATGCTGGTGGTTCCAGAGCAGGAGTATCCTCTGGTGTGTGTTGCCATCAGCCAGGGCACAGAGCCGAGTCAGGTGGTCTGCTTTGAGACTATCAACCTCAACTCCTGCTCATCGTGGTTCACAGAGATTGGACCAG GTAATCAGCAGGTGGACGCAATCCATGTCACCCAGCTGGAGAGAGACACAGTGTTGGTGTGTTTGGACC AAAATGTGAAGATCGTTAATCTCCTGGGCAGACTGAAATCCAACAAGAAGCTGGCTTCTGAGCTCAGCTTTGACTTCTGCATCGAAGCTGTTG TGTGCCTTCAGGACAGCGTTCTGGCCTTTTGGAAACATGGCATGCAAGGAAAGAGCTTCAAGTCCAATGAG gTGACCCAGGAGATTTCTGATCCAAGCAGAGTCTTCCGCCTCCTTGGATCTGACAG GGTGGTGGTCTTAGAGAGTCGACCAACCGACAACCCCACGGCCCTGAGCAACCTCTATATTTTAGCAGGTCACGAGAACAGTTActga
- the map4k5 gene encoding mitogen-activated protein kinase kinase kinase kinase 5 isoform X3: protein MDIFTRPSNEIQRRNPQHDFELIQRVGSGTYGDVYKARNIQTGELAAVKVIKLEPGDDFSIIQQEIFMVKECKHHNIVAYFGSYLCREKLWICMEYCGGGSLQDIYHVTGPLSELQIAYVCRETLQGLGYLHSKGKMHRDIKGANILLTDNGDVKLADFGVAAKITATIAKRKSFIGTPYWMAPEVAAVEKNGGYNQLCDVWAVGITAIELAELQPPMFDLHPMRALFLMSKSSFQPPKLKDKSKWSPAFHNFVKVCLTKNPKKRPTAEKILGHVFMAQTGLTRRLAMDLIDKMNNPDNHQNFGEMDEDDLEFQGNSEVRHTIRSTNKHARAERTRSEIDSNNGTDQREPPSSPSFTEGHRVDAVDKLQFKAPVQKETAAHYETDVKDNDFSSPWSPFAEGGITTRGHVAPLDDAFDDTEPSTIKPGVPPPLPPKPTSSTSSEEMGLNDERSLTVKRFPTSENGPSQVARRQSTPEQGNKVDNSSPDFLSASVSSPGLLSHSSDPAPSKSELKDNDSDGSVNGGSPKPPSSEQNRKEKKEFPKPAINGLPPTPKVLMGACFSKVFDGCPLKINCATSWIHPDTKDQYLIFGTEDGIYTLNLNELHEATMEQLFPRKCTWLYVINNNLMSLSEGKTYQLYSHNLIGLFEQMKKPGLAAQFQTHRFPLPKRFALTTKIPDTKGCHKCCIVRNPYTGHKYLCGALQSGIVLLQWYEPMQRFMLIKHFDFPLPSPLKVFEMLVVPEQEYPLVCVAISQGTEPSQVVCFETINLNSCSSWFTEIGPGNQQVDAIHVTQLERDTVLVCLDQNVKIVNLLGRLKSNKKLASELSFDFCIEAVVCLQDSVLAFWKHGMQGKSFKSNEVTQEISDPSRVFRLLGSDRVVVLESRPTDNPTALSNLYILAGHENSY, encoded by the exons GGGATGACTTTTCCATCATACAGCAGGAAATCTTCATGGTGAAGGAATGCAAGCACCACAATATTGTGGCCTACTTTGGGAGCTACCTCTG tcGAGAGAAACTTTGGATATGCATGGAGTACTGCGGGGGAGGATCTCTGCAGGACATCTATCATG TGACTGGACCTCTGTCAGAGCTTCAAATCGCATACGTCTGCAGAGAGACCTTACAG GGTTTGGGATATCTCCACAGCAAGGGGAAGATGCACCGCGATATCAAG GGTGCCAACATACTGCTGACAGACAACGGAGACGTGAAGTTGG CTGACTTTGGAGTTGCAGCCAAAATAACAGCTACCATTGCCAAAAGAAAGTCCTTTATCGGAACACCTTATTG GATGGCTCCTGAAGTAGCTGCAGTGGAGAAGAACGGGGGCTACAACCAGCTGTGTGACGTCTGGGCTGTTGGCATCACAGCCATAGAGTTGGCTGAGCTCCAGCCTCCGATGTTTGACTTGCATCCAATGAG GGCCTTGTTTTTGATGTCGAAAAGTAGCTTCCAGCCTCCGAAGCTAAAAGATAAGAGCAAATG GTCTCCGGCCTTCCATAACTTTGTGAAAGTGTGTTTAACAAAGAACCCAAAGAAGCGGCCCACTGCAGAAAAAATTCTAGGG CATGTGTTTATGGCTCAGACGGGTTTGACGAGGAGACTTGCCATGGATCTTATTGATAAAATGAACAATCCGGACAACCACCAGAATTTTGGAGAAATGGATGAGGATGACCTTGAG TTTCAGGGAAACAGCGAAGTCAGACACACCATCCGCTCCACCAACAAGCACGCCAGAGCTGAGAGGACGCGCTCAGAGATCGACT CAAACAATGGAACAGACCAAAGAGAGCCACCCTCAAGTCCTAGCTTCACTGAGGGACACAGGGTGGATGCAG TTGACAAGCTCCAGTTTAAAGCACCAGTACAGAAGGAAACTGCAGCTCATTATGAAACG GATGTCAAAGATAATGACTTCTCTTCCCCCTGGAGTCCTTTTGCAGAGGGAGGAATAACAACCAG GGGACACGTCGCCCCTCTTGATGATGCCTTTGATGATACGGAGCC ATCAACCATCAAGCCAGGcgttcctcctcctctgcctccaAAG CCAACTTCAAGCACCTCATCAGAGGAAATGGGCCTTAACGATGAGAGGTCTCTGACAGTAAAGAGGTTCCCTACCTCAGAGAATGGACCGAGCCAAGTGGCTCGCAGACAGAGCACACCTGAGCAGGGCAACAAGGTGGACAACTCATCTCCAGACTTCCTGTCAGCCAGCGTCAGTAGCCCCGGCCTTTTATCGCACTCCTCGGATCCTG CTCCAAGTAAATCTGAACTTAAAG ATAATGATTCAGATGGCAGTGTGAATGGAGGGAGTCCCAAGCCACCATCCAGTGAGCAAAACCGGAAGGAGAAAAAGGAATTCCCT AAACCAGCTATCAACGGCCTGCCACCCACTCCTAAAGTACTG ATGGGAGCCTGCTTCTCTAAAGTGTTTGATGGCTGTCCATTGAAGATCAACTGTGCCACGTCATGGATTCATCCAGACACCAAAG ATCAGTACCTAATCTTTGGGACAGAAGATGGCATTTATACTCTGAATCTTAATGAGTTGCATGAAGCTACAATGGAGCAG CTCTTCCCAAGGAAATGCACGTGGCTGTACGTTATCAACAACAACCTGATGTCTTTATCGG AAG GTAAAACCTACCAGCTGTACTCCCACAATCTCATCGGGCTGTTTGAGCAGATGAAGAAGCCTGGCCTGGCCGCTCAGTTCCAGACTCATCGCTTCCCTTTGCCCAA GAGATTTGCCTTGACAACTAAGATCCCTGACACAAAGGGCTGTCACAAGTGCTGCATTG TGAGAAACCCGTATACTGGCCACAAGTACCTGTGTGGAGCGCTTCAGTCTGGGATTGTCCTTCTGCAGTGGTATGAGCCCATGCAGAGATTTATGCTCATCAAG CACTTTGACTTCCCTCTTCCCAGCCCGCTAAAGGTGTTTGAGATGCTGGTGGTTCCAGAGCAGGAGTATCCTCTGGTGTGTGTTGCCATCAGCCAGGGCACAGAGCCGAGTCAGGTGGTCTGCTTTGAGACTATCAACCTCAACTCCTGCTCATCGTGGTTCACAGAGATTGGACCAG GTAATCAGCAGGTGGACGCAATCCATGTCACCCAGCTGGAGAGAGACACAGTGTTGGTGTGTTTGGACC AAAATGTGAAGATCGTTAATCTCCTGGGCAGACTGAAATCCAACAAGAAGCTGGCTTCTGAGCTCAGCTTTGACTTCTGCATCGAAGCTGTTG TGTGCCTTCAGGACAGCGTTCTGGCCTTTTGGAAACATGGCATGCAAGGAAAGAGCTTCAAGTCCAATGAG gTGACCCAGGAGATTTCTGATCCAAGCAGAGTCTTCCGCCTCCTTGGATCTGACAG GGTGGTGGTCTTAGAGAGTCGACCAACCGACAACCCCACGGCCCTGAGCAACCTCTATATTTTAGCAGGTCACGAGAACAGTTActga
- the map4k5 gene encoding mitogen-activated protein kinase kinase kinase kinase 5 isoform X1, with product MDIFTRPSNEIQRRNPQHDFELIQRVGSGTYGDVYKARNIQTGELAAVKVIKLEPGDDFSIIQQEIFMVKECKHHNIVAYFGSYLCREKLWICMEYCGGGSLQDIYHVTGPLSELQIAYVCRETLQGLGYLHSKGKMHRDIKGANILLTDNGDVKLADFGVAAKITATIAKRKSFIGTPYWMAPEVAAVEKNGGYNQLCDVWAVGITAIELAELQPPMFDLHPMRALFLMSKSSFQPPKLKDKSKWSPAFHNFVKVCLTKNPKKRPTAEKILGHVFMAQTGLTRRLAMDLIDKMNNPDNHQNFGEMDEDDLEFQGNSEVRHTIRSTNKHARAERTRSEIDSNNGTDQREPPSSPSFTEGHRVDAVDKLQFKAPVQKETAAHYETDVKDNDFSSPWSPFAEGGITTRGHVAPLDDAFDDTEPSTIKPGVPPPLPPKCYVSSQPTSSTSSEEMGLNDERSLTVKRFPTSENGPSQVARRQSTPEQGNKVDNSSPDFLSASVSSPGLLSHSSDPAPSKSELKDNDSDGSVNGGSPKPPSSEQNRKEKKEFPKPAINGLPPTPKVLMGACFSKVFDGCPLKINCATSWIHPDTKDQYLIFGTEDGIYTLNLNELHEATMEQLFPRKCTWLYVINNNLMSLSEGKTYQLYSHNLIGLFEQMKKPGLAAQFQTHRFPLPKRFALTTKIPDTKGCHKCCIVRNPYTGHKYLCGALQSGIVLLQWYEPMQRFMLIKHFDFPLPSPLKVFEMLVVPEQEYPLVCVAISQGTEPSQVVCFETINLNSCSSWFTEIGPGNQQVDAIHVTQLERDTVLVCLDQNVKIVNLLGRLKSNKKLASELSFDFCIEAVVCLQDSVLAFWKHGMQGKSFKSNEVTQEISDPSRVFRLLGSDRVVVLESRPTDNPTALSNLYILAGHENSY from the exons GGGATGACTTTTCCATCATACAGCAGGAAATCTTCATGGTGAAGGAATGCAAGCACCACAATATTGTGGCCTACTTTGGGAGCTACCTCTG tcGAGAGAAACTTTGGATATGCATGGAGTACTGCGGGGGAGGATCTCTGCAGGACATCTATCATG TGACTGGACCTCTGTCAGAGCTTCAAATCGCATACGTCTGCAGAGAGACCTTACAG GGTTTGGGATATCTCCACAGCAAGGGGAAGATGCACCGCGATATCAAG GGTGCCAACATACTGCTGACAGACAACGGAGACGTGAAGTTGG CTGACTTTGGAGTTGCAGCCAAAATAACAGCTACCATTGCCAAAAGAAAGTCCTTTATCGGAACACCTTATTG GATGGCTCCTGAAGTAGCTGCAGTGGAGAAGAACGGGGGCTACAACCAGCTGTGTGACGTCTGGGCTGTTGGCATCACAGCCATAGAGTTGGCTGAGCTCCAGCCTCCGATGTTTGACTTGCATCCAATGAG GGCCTTGTTTTTGATGTCGAAAAGTAGCTTCCAGCCTCCGAAGCTAAAAGATAAGAGCAAATG GTCTCCGGCCTTCCATAACTTTGTGAAAGTGTGTTTAACAAAGAACCCAAAGAAGCGGCCCACTGCAGAAAAAATTCTAGGG CATGTGTTTATGGCTCAGACGGGTTTGACGAGGAGACTTGCCATGGATCTTATTGATAAAATGAACAATCCGGACAACCACCAGAATTTTGGAGAAATGGATGAGGATGACCTTGAG TTTCAGGGAAACAGCGAAGTCAGACACACCATCCGCTCCACCAACAAGCACGCCAGAGCTGAGAGGACGCGCTCAGAGATCGACT CAAACAATGGAACAGACCAAAGAGAGCCACCCTCAAGTCCTAGCTTCACTGAGGGACACAGGGTGGATGCAG TTGACAAGCTCCAGTTTAAAGCACCAGTACAGAAGGAAACTGCAGCTCATTATGAAACG GATGTCAAAGATAATGACTTCTCTTCCCCCTGGAGTCCTTTTGCAGAGGGAGGAATAACAACCAG GGGACACGTCGCCCCTCTTGATGATGCCTTTGATGATACGGAGCC ATCAACCATCAAGCCAGGcgttcctcctcctctgcctccaAAG TGTTATGTTTCTTCTCAGCCAACTTCAAGCACCTCATCAGAGGAAATGGGCCTTAACGATGAGAGGTCTCTGACAGTAAAGAGGTTCCCTACCTCAGAGAATGGACCGAGCCAAGTGGCTCGCAGACAGAGCACACCTGAGCAGGGCAACAAGGTGGACAACTCATCTCCAGACTTCCTGTCAGCCAGCGTCAGTAGCCCCGGCCTTTTATCGCACTCCTCGGATCCTG CTCCAAGTAAATCTGAACTTAAAG ATAATGATTCAGATGGCAGTGTGAATGGAGGGAGTCCCAAGCCACCATCCAGTGAGCAAAACCGGAAGGAGAAAAAGGAATTCCCT AAACCAGCTATCAACGGCCTGCCACCCACTCCTAAAGTACTG ATGGGAGCCTGCTTCTCTAAAGTGTTTGATGGCTGTCCATTGAAGATCAACTGTGCCACGTCATGGATTCATCCAGACACCAAAG ATCAGTACCTAATCTTTGGGACAGAAGATGGCATTTATACTCTGAATCTTAATGAGTTGCATGAAGCTACAATGGAGCAG CTCTTCCCAAGGAAATGCACGTGGCTGTACGTTATCAACAACAACCTGATGTCTTTATCGG AAG GTAAAACCTACCAGCTGTACTCCCACAATCTCATCGGGCTGTTTGAGCAGATGAAGAAGCCTGGCCTGGCCGCTCAGTTCCAGACTCATCGCTTCCCTTTGCCCAA GAGATTTGCCTTGACAACTAAGATCCCTGACACAAAGGGCTGTCACAAGTGCTGCATTG TGAGAAACCCGTATACTGGCCACAAGTACCTGTGTGGAGCGCTTCAGTCTGGGATTGTCCTTCTGCAGTGGTATGAGCCCATGCAGAGATTTATGCTCATCAAG CACTTTGACTTCCCTCTTCCCAGCCCGCTAAAGGTGTTTGAGATGCTGGTGGTTCCAGAGCAGGAGTATCCTCTGGTGTGTGTTGCCATCAGCCAGGGCACAGAGCCGAGTCAGGTGGTCTGCTTTGAGACTATCAACCTCAACTCCTGCTCATCGTGGTTCACAGAGATTGGACCAG GTAATCAGCAGGTGGACGCAATCCATGTCACCCAGCTGGAGAGAGACACAGTGTTGGTGTGTTTGGACC AAAATGTGAAGATCGTTAATCTCCTGGGCAGACTGAAATCCAACAAGAAGCTGGCTTCTGAGCTCAGCTTTGACTTCTGCATCGAAGCTGTTG TGTGCCTTCAGGACAGCGTTCTGGCCTTTTGGAAACATGGCATGCAAGGAAAGAGCTTCAAGTCCAATGAG gTGACCCAGGAGATTTCTGATCCAAGCAGAGTCTTCCGCCTCCTTGGATCTGACAG GGTGGTGGTCTTAGAGAGTCGACCAACCGACAACCCCACGGCCCTGAGCAACCTCTATATTTTAGCAGGTCACGAGAACAGTTActga
- the map4k5 gene encoding mitogen-activated protein kinase kinase kinase kinase 5 isoform X2: MDIFTRPSNEIQRRNPQHDFELIQRVGSGTYGDVYKARNIQTGELAAVKVIKLEPGDDFSIIQQEIFMVKECKHHNIVAYFGSYLCREKLWICMEYCGGGSLQDIYHVTGPLSELQIAYVCRETLQGLGYLHSKGKMHRDIKGANILLTDNGDVKLADFGVAAKITATIAKRKSFIGTPYWMAPEVAAVEKNGGYNQLCDVWAVGITAIELAELQPPMFDLHPMRALFLMSKSSFQPPKLKDKSKWSPAFHNFVKVCLTKNPKKRPTAEKILGHVFMAQTGLTRRLAMDLIDKMNNPDNHQNFGEMDEDDLEFQGNSEVRHTIRSTNKHARAERTRSEIDSNNGTDQREPPSSPSFTEGHRVDAVDKLQFKAPVQKETAAHYETDVKDNDFSSPWSPFAEGGITTRGHVAPLDDAFDDTEPSTIKPGVPPPLPPKCYVSSQPTSSTSSEEMGLNDERSLTVKRFPTSENGPSQVARRQSTPEQGNKVDNSSPDFLSASVSSPGLLSHSSDPAPSKSELKDNDSDGSVNGGSPKPPSSEQNRKEKKEFPKPAINGLPPTPKVLMGACFSKVFDGCPLKINCATSWIHPDTKDQYLIFGTEDGIYTLNLNELHEATMEQLFPRKCTWLYVINNNLMSLSGKTYQLYSHNLIGLFEQMKKPGLAAQFQTHRFPLPKRFALTTKIPDTKGCHKCCIVRNPYTGHKYLCGALQSGIVLLQWYEPMQRFMLIKHFDFPLPSPLKVFEMLVVPEQEYPLVCVAISQGTEPSQVVCFETINLNSCSSWFTEIGPGNQQVDAIHVTQLERDTVLVCLDQNVKIVNLLGRLKSNKKLASELSFDFCIEAVVCLQDSVLAFWKHGMQGKSFKSNEVTQEISDPSRVFRLLGSDRVVVLESRPTDNPTALSNLYILAGHENSY; the protein is encoded by the exons GGGATGACTTTTCCATCATACAGCAGGAAATCTTCATGGTGAAGGAATGCAAGCACCACAATATTGTGGCCTACTTTGGGAGCTACCTCTG tcGAGAGAAACTTTGGATATGCATGGAGTACTGCGGGGGAGGATCTCTGCAGGACATCTATCATG TGACTGGACCTCTGTCAGAGCTTCAAATCGCATACGTCTGCAGAGAGACCTTACAG GGTTTGGGATATCTCCACAGCAAGGGGAAGATGCACCGCGATATCAAG GGTGCCAACATACTGCTGACAGACAACGGAGACGTGAAGTTGG CTGACTTTGGAGTTGCAGCCAAAATAACAGCTACCATTGCCAAAAGAAAGTCCTTTATCGGAACACCTTATTG GATGGCTCCTGAAGTAGCTGCAGTGGAGAAGAACGGGGGCTACAACCAGCTGTGTGACGTCTGGGCTGTTGGCATCACAGCCATAGAGTTGGCTGAGCTCCAGCCTCCGATGTTTGACTTGCATCCAATGAG GGCCTTGTTTTTGATGTCGAAAAGTAGCTTCCAGCCTCCGAAGCTAAAAGATAAGAGCAAATG GTCTCCGGCCTTCCATAACTTTGTGAAAGTGTGTTTAACAAAGAACCCAAAGAAGCGGCCCACTGCAGAAAAAATTCTAGGG CATGTGTTTATGGCTCAGACGGGTTTGACGAGGAGACTTGCCATGGATCTTATTGATAAAATGAACAATCCGGACAACCACCAGAATTTTGGAGAAATGGATGAGGATGACCTTGAG TTTCAGGGAAACAGCGAAGTCAGACACACCATCCGCTCCACCAACAAGCACGCCAGAGCTGAGAGGACGCGCTCAGAGATCGACT CAAACAATGGAACAGACCAAAGAGAGCCACCCTCAAGTCCTAGCTTCACTGAGGGACACAGGGTGGATGCAG TTGACAAGCTCCAGTTTAAAGCACCAGTACAGAAGGAAACTGCAGCTCATTATGAAACG GATGTCAAAGATAATGACTTCTCTTCCCCCTGGAGTCCTTTTGCAGAGGGAGGAATAACAACCAG GGGACACGTCGCCCCTCTTGATGATGCCTTTGATGATACGGAGCC ATCAACCATCAAGCCAGGcgttcctcctcctctgcctccaAAG TGTTATGTTTCTTCTCAGCCAACTTCAAGCACCTCATCAGAGGAAATGGGCCTTAACGATGAGAGGTCTCTGACAGTAAAGAGGTTCCCTACCTCAGAGAATGGACCGAGCCAAGTGGCTCGCAGACAGAGCACACCTGAGCAGGGCAACAAGGTGGACAACTCATCTCCAGACTTCCTGTCAGCCAGCGTCAGTAGCCCCGGCCTTTTATCGCACTCCTCGGATCCTG CTCCAAGTAAATCTGAACTTAAAG ATAATGATTCAGATGGCAGTGTGAATGGAGGGAGTCCCAAGCCACCATCCAGTGAGCAAAACCGGAAGGAGAAAAAGGAATTCCCT AAACCAGCTATCAACGGCCTGCCACCCACTCCTAAAGTACTG ATGGGAGCCTGCTTCTCTAAAGTGTTTGATGGCTGTCCATTGAAGATCAACTGTGCCACGTCATGGATTCATCCAGACACCAAAG ATCAGTACCTAATCTTTGGGACAGAAGATGGCATTTATACTCTGAATCTTAATGAGTTGCATGAAGCTACAATGGAGCAG CTCTTCCCAAGGAAATGCACGTGGCTGTACGTTATCAACAACAACCTGATGTCTTTATCGG GTAAAACCTACCAGCTGTACTCCCACAATCTCATCGGGCTGTTTGAGCAGATGAAGAAGCCTGGCCTGGCCGCTCAGTTCCAGACTCATCGCTTCCCTTTGCCCAA GAGATTTGCCTTGACAACTAAGATCCCTGACACAAAGGGCTGTCACAAGTGCTGCATTG TGAGAAACCCGTATACTGGCCACAAGTACCTGTGTGGAGCGCTTCAGTCTGGGATTGTCCTTCTGCAGTGGTATGAGCCCATGCAGAGATTTATGCTCATCAAG CACTTTGACTTCCCTCTTCCCAGCCCGCTAAAGGTGTTTGAGATGCTGGTGGTTCCAGAGCAGGAGTATCCTCTGGTGTGTGTTGCCATCAGCCAGGGCACAGAGCCGAGTCAGGTGGTCTGCTTTGAGACTATCAACCTCAACTCCTGCTCATCGTGGTTCACAGAGATTGGACCAG GTAATCAGCAGGTGGACGCAATCCATGTCACCCAGCTGGAGAGAGACACAGTGTTGGTGTGTTTGGACC AAAATGTGAAGATCGTTAATCTCCTGGGCAGACTGAAATCCAACAAGAAGCTGGCTTCTGAGCTCAGCTTTGACTTCTGCATCGAAGCTGTTG TGTGCCTTCAGGACAGCGTTCTGGCCTTTTGGAAACATGGCATGCAAGGAAAGAGCTTCAAGTCCAATGAG gTGACCCAGGAGATTTCTGATCCAAGCAGAGTCTTCCGCCTCCTTGGATCTGACAG GGTGGTGGTCTTAGAGAGTCGACCAACCGACAACCCCACGGCCCTGAGCAACCTCTATATTTTAGCAGGTCACGAGAACAGTTActga